The following are encoded in a window of Thunnus albacares chromosome 9, fThuAlb1.1, whole genome shotgun sequence genomic DNA:
- the lrrc15 gene encoding leucine-rich repeat-containing protein 15, with amino-acid sequence MDLPLTLHVLLLLCSLNAVVWACPDGCKCQGTKILCGGLSNFPTVVPSSTTELYFSNCSFYSLKSEDLTDFSNALSIFVVKDTVLREVRPGTFDSTPNIGVLIFTGTELQDLPEALFQNLQKVESLKLKSNKLLVLRPNWFLPLTDLKFLDLTMNLFTSIPVETFHPLTELQYLYLAGNNISQLSRETFKGLSELKTLRLNKNSLQEIPSGSLDDLANLEELSLQDNLITHLHHDLFSKTQKLHKLFLSNNRITSLPQGIFLNLPLLSQMSLYENHLDSLGPGVFGPMALQELWLYDNKISRVEDDTFRNLTQLRLLVLSRNQINYVSAGAFRGLEKLGEISLHTNLLTTLQAGTFQGLPNLVNISLEHNFISSLPLGFLQGLSHLGQIDLQNNSLPNLPQESLDSLSVAEEILLQQNPWRCDKDILPLRDWLRKNPSKTNRTLVVCETPYSLNGEVIALLPDENLMALSSTEQPVLTSTEKRRKPNTPPARRSTSSPAVKTTPTSEYEEVTSGGQGEEGMVSNDTSMIFIVIAVVSTVIISTVIISCVCWRRNKRGRGNIGRRNKNSVL; translated from the coding sequence ATGGACCTGCCACTGACCCTTCATGTGCTCCTACTTCTCTGTTCCCTCAACGCTGTTGTTTGGGCGTGTCCGGATGGATGCAAATGTCAAGGAACCAAAATCCTCTGTGGTGGCCTCTCAAACTTCCCCACAGTGGTGCCCTCGTCTACAACTGAGCTCTATTTCTCGAATTGCAGTTTCTATTCTCTGAAATCAGAAGACCTGACTGATTTCTCTAATGCCCTTAGCATCTTTGTGGTTAAGGACACTGTTTTGAGGGAAGTGCGCCCTGGCACGTTTGACTCCACTCCGAACATAGGTGTCTTAATTTTTACTGGCACCGAATTGCAAGATCTACCAGAGGCCTTGTTCCAAAATCTTCAGAAGGTTGAGAGTCTGAAACTGAAGAGCAATAAGCTACTGGTACTCCGCCCAAACTGGTTCTTACCATTGACAGATCTGAAATTCCTTGACCTCACTATGAACCTTTTCACTTCTATACCTGTGGAAACTTTTCACCCTCTTACTGAGTTGCAATACCTTTATCTTGCTGGAAACAACATCAGTCAACTATCTAGAGAGACATTCAAAGGTCTGTCTGAGCTGAAAACCTTACGACTCAACAAAAATTCACTACAGGAAATCCCCAGTGGCAGTTTGGATGATCTTGCAAACCTGGAGGAACTATCCCTACAAGATAATCTAATCACTCATCTCCACCATGACCTGTTCTCCAAGACTCAGAAACTCCACAAGCTCTTCCTTTCCAACAACAGGATCACATCTCTTCCACAAGGGATCTTCTTAAACCTGCCCCTCCTCTCCCAGATGTCCCTGTATGAAAACCATCTGGATAGTCTTGGTCCAGGGGTGTTTGGGCCCATGGCCCTGCAGGAGCTGTGGCTGTATGACAACAAGATAAGTCGTGTGGAGGATGACACATTCAGGAACCTGACTCAATTGCGTCTCCTGGTGCTCAGTCGCAACCAGATTAACTATGTATCCGCTGGGGCCTTTAGAGGGTTGGAGAAGCTGGGGGAGATATCGCTTCACACCAATCTGCTCACAACCCTGCAAGCTGGGACTTTCCAAGGTCTCCCCAACTTGGTCAACATTTCCTTGGAGCACAATTTCATCAGCTCTCTCCCTTTGGGTTTCCTCCAAGGCCTGAGCCACCTGGGCCAGATTGACCTGCAAAACAACTCCCTTCCCAACCTGCCACAGGAAAGTCTAGATTCTCTCTCTGTGGCAGAGGAGATACTTCTTCAGCAGAACCCTTGGAGGTGTGACAAGGATATTCTGCCACTTAGGGACTGGCTAAGAAAGAACCCATCCAAGACCAACCGCACCCTTGTAGTGTGTGAAACACCCTACAGTCTAAATGGTGAGGTGATTGCTCTGCTGCCAGATGAGAACCTGATGGCTCTCAGCTCTACTGAGCAGCCTGTGTTGACTTcaacagagaaaaggagaaaaccCAACACCCCTCCGGCCAGACGAAGCACTTCCTCACCTGCAGTCAAGACCACACCCACCTCAGAGTATGAGGAGGTCACCAGCGGTGGGCAGGGGGAAGAGGGAATGGTTTCTAATGATACTTCGATGATCTTCATTGTAATTGCAGTAGTGTCCACTGTCATCATTAGCACTGTCATcatcagctgtgtgtgctgGAGGAGAAACAAGAGAGGCCGGGGAAATATAGGCCGCAGGAATAAGAACTCTGTGCTGTAG
- the LOC122989097 gene encoding platelet glycoprotein V has protein sequence MIPLILLTLPHLTCSMICPSSCWCNFKGAVVCVGHIITDIPKDMPVHTYLLQLNDTNMNVINERSLENLDLLLRFSLTHSHLHTIHPQAFHIAPQLMSVKLSSNDLSTLPAQVFRPLTTIEQLHLDGNQLETIAKDMFDGFVGLLDLDLSRNKLTSLASDVFDGLTNLTFLNLGRNSIKKFPPTIFHSLTKLRQLMIYNNELEELEDGIFDGLVNLEELKIHHNQIASLPPQVFWSLRNLTILTLSSNQLQAIPDKSFYNMPKLNKLTLYNNPLLSLPEQLMGHMPDMREFYLYATNLTTVPGNLFANMSGLRMLNFHLNDKLRELPSDLFCCLPNLKKLSLKSNDLQHLHPHLFSRLTTLAILFLNDNKLQSLPNNIFQGLRGLLSMDLKKNNLKTLPEDVFSLNTALTSLTLSYNPWDCTCSIRGIARWIRLNEHVVLDKEYVKCYSPMPQLDRTLGSLRDEEFNFCDVTTVTTSYFPTQTNTHKQNQPFHTFTTIGETSTVTSMTTPSTTTSPTPRATQPITTTRRTTPPTTQARTLTTSLHTLTTAQLDEEFLSTTEIPAPYYMSPPFYDKLVVEQGPEFIHHNHNKGWVYVWFLPSDTTLTAFLLFCHILLVVTGLLLILTAIYGMYRLSETMEEIKAERAQI, from the coding sequence ATGATACCCCTCATCCTCCTAACACTGCCACACCTCACCTGCAGCATGATTTGCCCCAGCAGCTGCTGGTGCAATTTTAAAGGTGCTGTCGTGTGCGTTGGTCACATCATCACCGACATACCGAAGGACATGCCTGTTCACACATACCTGCTGCAGCTCAATGACACAAATATGAATGTCATAAATGAGCGGAGCCTGGAAAACCTGGACCTACTGTTGCGCTTTAGTCTAACTCACAGCCATCTACACACCATCCATCCCCAGGCCTTCCACATCGCTCCACAGCTCATGTCTGTCAAGCTGTCGTCCAATGATCTCTCTACTCTTCCTGCTCAAGTTTTCAGGCCACTGACCACTATCGAGCAGCTCCATTTAGATGGGAACCAGTTGGAGACCATTGCTAAAGATATGTTTGACGGATTTGTGGGGTTGTTGGATCTGGACCTGAGCCGCAACAAACTGACTAGTCTTGCTTCAGATGTTTTCGATGGACTGACCAACCTCACCTTTCTGAACCTTGGCAGGAACTCCATAAAAAAGTTTCCTCCTACCATCTTTCACTCCTTGACTAAACTTCGCCAGCTGATGATCTATAACAACGAGCTAGAGGAGTTAGAAGATGGGATCTTTGACGGACTTGTCAACCTTGAGGAGCTAAAAATCCACCATAACCAGATTGCCAGTCTTCCACCTCAGGTGTTCTGGTCACTGAGGAACCTGACTATCCTAACTCTATCCTCCAATCAACTTCAGGCTATCCCAGACAAGAGCTTCTACAACATGCCAAAGTTGAACAAGCTTACCCTTTACAACAACCCCCTATTGTCTCTGCCGGAACAGCTGATGGGCCACATGCCAGACATGAGAGAATTTTATCTGTATGCCACTAACCTCACTACTGTTCCTGGAAATTTGTTTGCTAATATGTCAGGGCTGCGGATGCTTAACTTCCATTTAAATGACAAGCTGAGGGAGTTGCCATCAGACCTCTTCTGCTGCCTTCCCAACCTCAAGAAACTCTCGCTGAAATCCAATGACCTCCAGCACCTCCACCCACATCTCTTCTCCAGACTAACCACACTGGCCATATTGTTTCTCAATGACAATAAGCTTCAGAGCCTACCAAACAACATATTTCAGGGCCTTAGAGGGCTTTTGTCAATGGatttgaagaaaaacaatctCAAGACTCTTCCAGAAGATGTTTTCTCGTTAAATACAGCTTTGACGAGTCTTACTCTGAGTTACAACCCTTGGGACTGTACTTGTAGTATCAGAGGTATTGCAAGATGGATAAGACTTAATGAGCATGTGGTTCTTGACAAAGAATATGTGAAGTGCTATAGTCCGATGCCCCAATTAGATCGCACCCTTGGCTCTCTGCGTGATGAGGAGTTCAACTTTTGTGATGTTACAACAGTCACTACAAGTTACTTTCCaacacaaactaacacacacaagcaaaatcAACCATTCCACACCTTTACAACCATCGGAGAAACATCAACTGTAACATCAATGACGAcaccatcaacaacaacatcaccCACTCCAAGAGCAACCCAACCAATCACCACCACCCGCAGAACCACTCCACCTACAACACAGGCCAGGACCCTAACAACATCCCTCCACACTCTAACCACTGCCCAACTTGATGAAGAGTTTCTTTCCACTACTGAGATTCCCGCACCTTATTACATGTCACCTCCTTTCTATGACAAATTGGTGGTTGAACAGGGGCCTGAGTTTATTCACCACAACCATAACAAGGGCTGGGTGTATGTGTGGTTTCTGCCCTCAGATACGACCTTGACTGCATTCCTCCTGTTTTGTCACATCCTTCTTGTGGTCACGGGCTTGCTGCTCATTCTTACTGCCATTTATGGTATGTATCGCCTCAGCGAGACCATGGAAGAGATCAAGGCTGAGCGTGCACAAATTTAA
- the uts2d gene encoding urotensin 2 domain containing gives MDRVTVMNYCLGLLGLLLLQGVLNVEGRSIFNTGNHVFNPKEDTDAQNKILALLLHKSLIPVEKDDPLGLELANKLAELEELQALREDLELEREITANLAEGKPITRKRGEPCFWKYCV, from the exons ATGGATAGGGTTACAGTTATGAACTACTGCTTAGGACTCCTGGGTTTGTTACTACTGCAGGGAGTGCTAAATGTGGAGGGAAGGAGCATATTTAACACAG GAAACCATGTTTTTAATCCCAAAGAAGACACAGATGCCCAGAACAAGATTCTTGCACTGCTACTACACAAAAGCTTAATTCCTGTTGAAAAGGATGATCCTCTAG GTCTTGAGCTGGCCAATAAATTAGCTGAATTAGAGGAG CTACAGGCACTGAGGGAGGACCTGGAACTGGAGCGGGAGATCACAGCCAATTTAGCAGAAGGCAAACCCATAACTCGGAAGAGGGGTGAAC CTTGCTTCTGGAAGTACTGTGTGTGA